One Candidatus Peregrinibacteria bacterium DNA segment encodes these proteins:
- a CDS encoding uracil-DNA glycosylase yields MDVKIHPSWKTQLAEEFEKPYFVKLTDFVRAQYGQKKVFPTPVNIFRAFELCPFEKVKVVILGQDPYHGVGQANGLCFSVNPGVTLPPSLQNIFKEIQEDVGGALRVEGCLDDWAEQGVLLLNATLTVEAHKAGSHQHKGWEEFTDAVVDVLSREKEHLVFILWGRYAQEKGAKIDTEKHCILKAAHPSPFSAYSGFFGSKPFSKTNEYLEWNDLEPVRWA; encoded by the coding sequence ATGGACGTTAAAATTCATCCCTCGTGGAAAACCCAGCTGGCTGAGGAGTTTGAAAAGCCTTACTTTGTGAAATTGACTGATTTTGTGCGTGCGCAGTACGGGCAGAAGAAAGTTTTCCCTACGCCTGTGAATATTTTTCGGGCGTTTGAATTGTGTCCTTTTGAAAAAGTGAAGGTCGTGATTTTGGGGCAAGATCCATACCACGGAGTCGGGCAGGCGAATGGGCTGTGTTTTTCGGTGAATCCAGGGGTGACGCTGCCCCCTTCTTTGCAAAATATTTTTAAAGAAATTCAGGAAGATGTGGGGGGTGCACTTCGCGTGGAAGGATGTCTAGACGACTGGGCTGAGCAGGGGGTTTTGCTGCTCAATGCCACGCTCACGGTGGAAGCGCACAAAGCGGGTTCGCATCAGCACAAGGGTTGGGAGGAATTCACAGATGCCGTGGTGGATGTTTTGTCGCGCGAAAAAGAGCATTTGGTTTTTATTTTGTGGGGCCGTTATGCCCAAGAAAAAGGAGCGAAAATAGACACAGAAAAACATTGTATTTTGAAGGCGGCTCATCCATCCCCTTTTTCGGCCTACAGCGGTTTTTTTGGATCCAAACCGTTCAGCAAAACGAACGAATATTTGGAATGGAATGACTTGGAGCCGGTGAGGTGGGCTTGA
- a CDS encoding DNA-directed RNA polymerase subunit beta: MPKTTAKTKTSASASPTALGRTSTKPLERVYFVDNQWNVELPDLIEIQTDSYKWFLGEGIRELLDEISPISDFSGKKLELQFLDHSLGECKYTAEQCRRKNLSYEAPLKVHVQLINKESGEIKEQDVFLGPIPLMTDNGSFIVNGIERVVVSQIVRSPGVFFSKNAAAPGMHNGKIIPKRGAWLEIETDKKGIITVKIDRKRKIYVTSMLRVFGFDTDKKILDLFKNDVKDPIHDYMMLTLEKDPAKTMDEAYKAIYKKIRPGDLATPENAKALIESLFFDYKKYDMGSVARYKINRRFDLKTPNERKFHTFQTDDFILILKHLIKLNNKEAEPDDIDHLSNRRIRPVGELVQNKFRVGLLRTERIAKDRMTVMDLETVTPTQLVNSRPITAALREFFASSQLSQFMDQTNPLAELEHKRRLSAMGPGGLSRERASFDVRDVHPSHYGRICPIATPEGPNIGLVVHLATHARLNKYGFIEMPLREVLHSLKNDGKAALGHTLAETLEGIKAGTKLGEKEVKALAKSKDLKEVPVTATLGNKISYFDAEDEREIIYAQAGTPIAENGDLEEDTAVARKNGEPILTDEKEVTHIDISQQQIISVSTSLIPFLEHDDNTRASMGSNMQRQAVPLLKPQAPIIGTGMEGSAGRNSQQVLVAEDSGTVSYVDGSRIDIIYDSGRKASYSLDVYRRTNQGTSFHQRARCDAGQKVKKGDILADGASTEMGDIGLGQNVLVAYIPWEGYNFEDAVILSSRLVKDDRFSSVHIEDFTIDVRDTKLGPEIVTRDIPNVGEARLKDLDENGIIRVGASVREGDILVGKITPKGETELTPEERLLRAIFGDKARDVKDTSLRLPGGEGGKVTSVTVFSREKGDELENGVIQQIRVSLAQTRRIQVGDKVAGRHGNKGVISIIVPEEDMPFMPDGTPVDVVLNPLGVSSRMNIGQILETHLGWAAKKLGLYMATPALNGITNEQIKEMLIKAGLPENGKIQLYDGKTGQAFDHESTVGIAYILKLAHLVEDKIHARSVGPYSLVTQQPLGGKAQHGGQRFGEMEVWALEAYGASHILQEMLTIKSDDVYGRAKAYESIIKGEAIRKPRTPESFNVLVKELQSLCLNVDLLQITEDEDVNIEEEYVEPEEEVIVAEAPHTEINGEEVESSVEDLLEGDELDEEDAEMMGESEKEPDFNKEEE, translated from the coding sequence ATGCCCAAAACCACTGCAAAGACAAAGACGTCCGCTTCAGCGTCCCCTACGGCGCTTGGACGTACTTCGACGAAGCCTTTGGAACGTGTCTACTTTGTGGACAACCAATGGAACGTCGAGCTCCCAGACCTTATTGAAATCCAAACGGATTCCTACAAATGGTTTCTAGGAGAAGGGATTCGCGAACTTCTCGATGAAATCTCCCCCATTTCCGACTTTTCCGGAAAGAAACTCGAGCTCCAATTCTTGGATCACTCTCTGGGTGAATGCAAATACACGGCTGAACAATGCCGCCGCAAAAATCTCTCTTACGAAGCGCCTCTTAAAGTGCACGTTCAACTCATCAACAAAGAGAGCGGAGAAATCAAGGAGCAGGACGTATTTCTCGGCCCCATCCCTCTGATGACCGACAACGGTAGCTTCATTGTGAACGGAATCGAACGCGTGGTGGTTTCCCAAATCGTGCGCAGCCCCGGTGTGTTCTTCTCTAAAAACGCTGCTGCCCCTGGCATGCACAACGGAAAAATCATCCCTAAGCGCGGAGCTTGGCTTGAAATTGAAACTGACAAAAAAGGCATCATCACGGTGAAAATCGACCGCAAACGCAAAATCTACGTGACTTCTATGCTGCGTGTATTCGGATTCGACACCGATAAAAAAATTCTCGACCTCTTCAAAAACGATGTGAAAGATCCCATCCACGATTACATGATGCTGACTCTTGAAAAAGATCCAGCCAAAACCATGGATGAAGCCTACAAAGCCATCTACAAAAAGATTCGTCCTGGAGATTTGGCCACGCCTGAAAATGCCAAGGCTCTCATCGAATCTTTGTTCTTCGACTACAAGAAGTACGACATGGGCTCTGTGGCTCGTTACAAAATCAACCGTCGTTTCGACCTCAAAACTCCGAACGAACGTAAATTCCACACCTTCCAAACCGACGATTTCATTCTGATTTTGAAGCACCTCATCAAGCTCAATAACAAAGAAGCAGAGCCCGATGACATCGATCACCTTTCTAACCGCCGCATTCGCCCGGTGGGTGAACTCGTGCAAAACAAGTTCCGCGTGGGACTGCTTCGCACCGAGCGCATCGCCAAAGACCGTATGACCGTGATGGACCTCGAAACTGTGACTCCGACCCAACTCGTGAACTCTCGTCCAATCACTGCCGCGCTTCGCGAATTCTTCGCAAGCTCTCAGCTTTCTCAATTCATGGATCAAACAAACCCTCTCGCCGAGCTCGAGCACAAACGCCGTCTCTCTGCGATGGGGCCTGGAGGTCTCTCTCGTGAACGTGCGTCTTTCGACGTTCGTGACGTACACCCTTCTCACTATGGAAGGATCTGTCCAATCGCAACCCCTGAAGGACCCAACATCGGTCTCGTGGTTCACCTAGCGACCCATGCGCGCCTCAACAAATACGGCTTCATTGAAATGCCGCTCCGCGAAGTGCTTCACAGTTTGAAGAACGATGGAAAAGCTGCCCTCGGACACACTCTGGCTGAAACCCTAGAGGGCATCAAAGCCGGTACCAAACTCGGAGAAAAAGAGGTGAAGGCACTCGCAAAATCCAAGGACCTCAAAGAAGTTCCCGTGACCGCAACTCTCGGAAACAAGATCTCTTACTTCGACGCCGAGGATGAACGTGAAATCATCTACGCTCAAGCCGGAACTCCCATCGCAGAAAATGGAGACCTCGAAGAAGACACTGCCGTTGCTCGCAAAAACGGAGAACCGATCCTCACCGACGAAAAAGAAGTGACGCACATTGACATCTCCCAACAGCAGATCATTTCTGTGTCCACTTCCCTCATCCCTTTCTTGGAGCACGACGACAACACCCGTGCCTCCATGGGGTCCAACATGCAACGTCAAGCCGTTCCTCTCTTGAAACCTCAAGCTCCCATTATAGGAACCGGTATGGAGGGTAGCGCCGGACGCAACTCTCAACAAGTGCTCGTGGCTGAAGACAGTGGAACCGTGTCTTATGTGGACGGATCTCGTATCGACATCATCTACGACTCTGGACGCAAAGCCAGCTACTCTCTCGATGTTTACCGCCGCACCAACCAAGGCACCTCCTTCCACCAACGCGCTCGCTGTGATGCGGGTCAAAAGGTGAAAAAAGGCGACATTTTAGCCGATGGGGCTTCCACCGAAATGGGAGACATCGGTCTGGGACAAAACGTGCTCGTGGCCTACATTCCTTGGGAAGGTTACAACTTCGAAGATGCCGTTATTTTGTCCAGTCGCCTGGTCAAAGACGACCGTTTCAGCTCTGTCCACATTGAAGATTTCACCATCGACGTGCGCGACACCAAGCTGGGACCCGAAATCGTGACTCGCGACATCCCCAACGTGGGCGAGGCCCGCCTTAAGGATCTCGATGAAAATGGCATCATTCGCGTGGGCGCTTCTGTTCGTGAAGGAGACATCCTCGTGGGTAAAATCACCCCTAAAGGAGAAACCGAACTCACTCCTGAAGAGCGCCTGCTAAGAGCCATCTTCGGAGACAAAGCTCGCGACGTGAAGGACACTTCCCTGCGCCTCCCCGGTGGAGAAGGAGGAAAAGTGACCAGCGTGACCGTATTCTCTCGTGAAAAAGGCGACGAACTCGAAAACGGAGTCATTCAACAAATCCGTGTGTCTTTGGCTCAAACCCGTCGCATTCAAGTCGGGGACAAAGTCGCCGGACGTCACGGTAACAAAGGTGTGATCTCCATCATCGTTCCCGAAGAAGACATGCCCTTCATGCCCGATGGAACTCCCGTAGACGTGGTTTTGAACCCGCTCGGTGTGTCCAGCCGTATGAACATTGGACAAATTTTGGAAACCCACCTCGGTTGGGCCGCGAAGAAACTCGGACTCTACATGGCCACCCCTGCCTTGAACGGAATCACCAACGAACAAATCAAAGAGATGCTCATCAAGGCTGGCCTCCCTGAAAATGGAAAGATTCAGCTTTACGACGGAAAAACGGGTCAAGCGTTCGACCATGAATCCACAGTGGGCATCGCCTACATCCTCAAACTGGCTCACTTGGTTGAAGACAAGATTCACGCCCGCTCTGTCGGACCTTACTCACTCGTCACTCAACAGCCTCTCGGAGGTAAAGCTCAACACGGAGGACAGCGTTTTGGAGAAATGGAAGTGTGGGCTCTCGAAGCCTATGGCGCTTCCCACATTTTACAAGAAATGCTCACCATCAAGTCCGACGACGTGTACGGACGTGCCAAGGCCTACGAATCCATCATTAAGGGTGAAGCCATCCGTAAACCTCGCACTCCTGAATCTTTCAACGTTTTGGTCAAAGAATTGCAATCTCTGTGTCTCAACGTAGACCTCTTGCAAATCACCGAAGATGAAGACGTGAACATAGAAGAAGAGTACGTAGAACCTGAAGAAGAAGTGATCGTGGCAGAAGCTCCTCACACCGAAATAAACGGCGAAGAAGTTGAAAGTTCCGTCGAAGATCTCTTGGAAGGCGACGAACTCGATGAAGAAGATGCCGAAATGATGGGCGAGAGTGAAAAAGAACCCGACTTCAATAAAGAAGAGGAATAA
- a CDS encoding calcium/sodium antiporter: MDTLLWSLILVASLAVLAQSAKVFAAAGADTAKSLGWTSLFMGVTVMALGTSVPELATSLWAAGTQNTSLVGATVVGSNIANVLLILGVCALLTKGLNLGKEGMQRQVGLLLVSAFLLMVTLYDGRFEWFEGILMLGFYILYSFFSIEEHKQGRLEALQNWFTGPEFSSKLLVLTLGCGLITVAASYGVVRSIEELTSITKLLPSVLSASVLALGTSLPELSTAYYATRKGNTDLAVGTVLGSLVFNATLVLALPSFIQTLNVHHDTLVLGLPFLLISTLLLLFALTQKKLSTYEGWAYLLLYILFLFQLYTSF; this comes from the coding sequence ATGGACACCTTACTTTGGTCCCTCATCCTCGTTGCCTCTCTCGCTGTTCTAGCGCAGTCCGCTAAGGTCTTCGCAGCAGCAGGTGCAGACACCGCCAAATCCCTCGGTTGGACTTCCCTTTTCATGGGAGTCACCGTGATGGCACTCGGAACTTCTGTTCCCGAACTCGCCACCTCACTGTGGGCCGCGGGCACTCAAAACACGAGCCTCGTGGGGGCCACCGTAGTGGGTTCCAATATTGCAAACGTACTCCTCATTTTGGGAGTCTGCGCGTTGCTCACCAAGGGCCTCAACCTTGGCAAGGAAGGCATGCAGCGTCAAGTCGGCCTGCTGCTCGTCTCCGCCTTTCTGCTCATGGTGACCCTCTACGACGGCCGCTTTGAATGGTTTGAAGGGATACTCATGCTCGGTTTCTACATCCTCTACAGCTTCTTCTCTATTGAAGAACATAAACAGGGCCGCCTGGAGGCATTGCAAAACTGGTTCACCGGACCAGAATTCAGCTCCAAACTGCTGGTTTTAACTCTCGGCTGCGGCCTCATAACGGTAGCAGCTTCCTACGGAGTGGTGCGCTCCATTGAAGAGCTCACTTCCATCACGAAGCTTCTTCCCAGCGTACTCAGCGCCAGCGTGCTGGCCCTGGGCACTTCTTTGCCTGAACTCAGCACGGCCTATTACGCCACTCGAAAAGGAAACACCGACCTTGCCGTAGGGACGGTGCTTGGATCTCTGGTCTTCAACGCGACCTTGGTCTTGGCCCTGCCTTCCTTCATTCAAACCCTCAATGTCCATCACGACACTCTGGTGCTAGGGCTCCCCTTCCTTCTCATTTCCACCTTGCTGCTGCTCTTTGCACTCACTCAAAAAAAACTCAGCACTTACGAAGGATGGGCTTATCTATTGCTTTACATCCTCTTCCTCTTTCAACTTTACACCTCCTTTTAA
- a CDS encoding rRNA pseudouridine synthase has protein sequence MSSLQKQNAPLRERLHKVIAASGLCSRREAEELIAKGRVHVNGKRIQKMGIKVSPLDKIEVDGRVLPEKAAPLTLALHKPVGLLTSKKDPFHSETVMDLLPTSYQHLNPIGRLDKDSEGLLLLTSDGALLERLTHPKYGHVKTYEVLVQGDVTDKEIELLRTGPIHLDDYLLRPMQARILSQEVSRMSGKTYTWLEMKLGEGRKRQIRRVMEGLGFPVRRLIRTAIGKVQLGKLKPGKTRPLTDEELRDLYS, from the coding sequence GTGAGCAGCCTCCAAAAACAAAACGCCCCCCTTCGCGAACGACTGCACAAAGTCATCGCCGCCAGTGGACTCTGCTCTCGTCGTGAAGCCGAAGAACTCATCGCCAAAGGTCGTGTCCACGTGAATGGCAAACGGATTCAAAAAATGGGCATCAAAGTCAGTCCTCTCGACAAAATTGAAGTGGACGGACGCGTCTTACCCGAAAAAGCCGCTCCCCTCACCCTTGCACTGCACAAACCCGTGGGTCTCCTGACCTCCAAAAAAGATCCCTTCCACTCTGAAACAGTGATGGATCTTCTGCCCACTTCCTATCAACATTTGAACCCCATTGGCCGCCTCGACAAAGACAGCGAAGGCTTGCTCTTACTCACCTCTGACGGCGCTCTTTTGGAGCGCCTCACCCATCCTAAGTACGGCCATGTGAAGACCTACGAAGTGCTGGTTCAGGGCGACGTCACCGACAAAGAAATCGAGCTGCTGCGCACCGGTCCCATCCACCTCGATGACTACTTGCTACGTCCCATGCAAGCTCGCATCCTGAGCCAAGAGGTGTCTCGCATGAGCGGCAAAACTTATACTTGGCTCGAAATGAAATTGGGGGAAGGCCGCAAACGCCAAATCCGTCGCGTGATGGAAGGTCTCGGCTTCCCTGTACGACGACTCATTCGCACCGCCATTGGAAAAGTTCAGCTCGGCAAATTGAAACCAGGTAAAACACGTCCTTTAACAGATGAGGAATTGCGTGACCTTTATTCTTAA